Sequence from the Xenorhabdus nematophila ATCC 19061 genome:
CCAAAGGTGCAGTTTGTGCGTGATATTCAACCAGGCGTTTACGGACGGTATCTTCCTGATCATCTTTACGGATAGTCAGTTCTTCGCCAGTAGCATCATCTTTGTTTTCCACTTTTGGTGGGTTGAATTTGATGTGGTAAACACGCCCTGATGGTGCATGCACTCGGCGGCCGATAATGCGTTCAACAATGATTTCATCAGGAACATCAAATTCCAGAACAGAATCCACCTTGATACCGGCTTCTTTCATAGCATCCGCTTGTGGAATAGTGCGCGGGAACCCATCCAACAAGAAGCCGTTACGGCAATCATCTTGTTTGATACGCTCTTTGACCAAAGCAATGACTAATTCATCTGTCACCAGCTTGCCGTTATCCATCAATTCTTTTGCTTTTAAACCCAACTCAGAGCCCGCTTTTACTGCGGCACGCAACATGTCACCTGTCGAAATTTGGGGGATCCCATATTTCTCCATGATAAATTGCGCCTGAGTCCCTTTACCGGCGCCTGGTGCGCCCAGCAGAATAATACGCATCGCGTAAATCCCCTTGCTATTTGCTTT
This genomic interval carries:
- the adk gene encoding adenylate kinase, whose amino-acid sequence is MRIILLGAPGAGKGTQAQFIMEKYGIPQISTGDMLRAAVKAGSELGLKAKELMDNGKLVTDELVIALVKERIKQDDCRNGFLLDGFPRTIPQADAMKEAGIKVDSVLEFDVPDEIIVERIIGRRVHAPSGRVYHIKFNPPKVENKDDATGEELTIRKDDQEDTVRKRLVEYHAQTAPLVSYYQKEAQEGNTQYFKLDGTRQVSEVSAELVSILGE